From the Lolium rigidum isolate FL_2022 chromosome 2, APGP_CSIRO_Lrig_0.1, whole genome shotgun sequence genome, one window contains:
- the LOC124690853 gene encoding uncharacterized protein LOC124690853 → MKLDSVGGGRRPDTLYVDRDLKLPDDVLLNILERVGTLDAVRTCFASKQTIKLLTMLSQIVIVLSGQELLRKNGVVADVTDRILSARSSQIPIRNLKLKFIMRDDDHLKIGRSVALAMARHKVEAAEFQILTNKWSYHCCRRDLLNCAKQFNTFIGECPDAFGGLTRLHLQNMRFGESDIPNILSTCKQLESLCFIFCDSGAYSMLQVKHDRLVELDITSGHFRTVELNYLPKLQRMSYSKWHYTLNPLVLGFVPRLSNLSLANEYVNTDSTIKISQVLVNVPLISVLHLDFQSEEVWLHQEPGKLLAPLLDKLRFVHLENIPKNCGIAWTLSFLEAAPSLEELCITVSDHKCHGGPRHNYSKEMDMKWDPSDLKHKNLAKLTIHGFESDDNFTRYVRCVMKVAVNIREVSLHDRKVCKTCTNAFRQAKVCPSIYPQTNKEKGPSRYPQTSKDKDLLSKKIMETVVASPATIRFRPSCYYPPSVIEYM, encoded by the exons ATGAAGCTCGACAGCgttggcggcggccgccgccctgAT ACCCTGTATGTCGACAGGGACTTGAAGCTGCCCGACGACGTGCTGCTCAACATCCTGGAGAGGGTGGGCACCCTCGACGCCGTCAGAACATGCTTCGCCTCCAAGCAAACGATCAAACTCCTCACCATGCTCTCGCAGATTGTCATCGTCCTCAGCGGCCAAGAACTGCTTCGAAAGAATGGCGTTGTGGCCGACGTTACCGACAGGATCCTTAGCGCGAGGTCTTCGCAGATCCCCATCCGAAACCTGAAGCTCAAGTTCATCATGAGAGATGACGACCATCTCAAGATCGGAAGATCTGTCGCCCTTGCCATGGCGAGACATAAGGTTGAAGCGGCAGAGTTCCAGATCCTGACCAACAAGTGGTCTTATCATTGCTGTCGGCGCGATCTGCTCAATTGTGCAAAGCAGTTCAATACTTTTATTGGTGAGTGTCCTGATGCATTTGGTGGTCTCACACGGTTGCATCTGCAAAATATGAGGTTCGGTGAGTCAGACATACCAAACATCCTCAGCACTTGCAAGCAGCTAGAGTCGTTGTGTTTCATCTTCTGTGATTCAGGAGCCTATTCGATGCTGCAAGTAAAACATGATAGACTGGTTGAGCTTGACATCACCAGTGGGCATTTCCGTACAGTAGAGCTCAACTATCTGCCAAAGCTTCAACGGATGAGCTATAGTAAATGGCATTATACTCTGAATCCGTTGGTTCTTGGTTTTGTTCCTCGGCTTTCGAATCTAAGCCTAGCTAACGAATATGTTAATACGGACAGTACCATCAAGATAAGCCAAGTGCTTGTAAATGTCCCCTTGATAAGTGTCTTGCATCTGGATTTTCAAAGTGAAGAG GTTTGGCTTCACCAAGAACCTGGGAAGTTACTTGCGCCTCTGCTTGACAAACTAAGGTTTGTGCATCTAGAAAATATTCCCAAAAATTGTGGTATCGCTTGGACATTATCCTTTCTTGAAGCTGCACCATCCCTAGAGGAGCTTTGCATCACAGTATCGGATCATAAGTGTCACGGGGGTCCACGACATAATTACTCCAAAGAAATGGATATGAAGTGGGACCCATCAGATTTAAAGCACAAGAATCTGGCCAAGCTAACCATCCACGGCTTTGAGTCTGATGACAACTTTACGAGATACGTCAGGTGCGTCATGAAAGTAGCGGTGAACATCCGGGAGGTATCTCTACATGACAGGAAGGTGTGCAAGACATGCACCAACGCATTTAGGCAAGCCAAAGTTTGTCCTTCGATATATCCACAAACCAACAAGGAGAAGGGTCCTTCGAGATATCCACAAACCAGCAAGGATAAGGACTTGTTAAGTAAGAAGATTATGGAGACGGTGGTAGCTTCTCCGGCAACGATTCGATTCAGGCCCTCCTGCTATTATCCACCTTCAGTCATAGAGTATATGTAA